A window from Lactiplantibacillus pentosus encodes these proteins:
- a CDS encoding ABC-F family ATP-binding cassette domain-containing protein, producing MLTVSNVSMQFSTRKLYEAVNLKFTPGNCYGVIGANGAGKSTFLKILEGKLQPTTGTVSMGPNERMSSLNQNHFAFEDEEVLSTVIRGHEKLYEIMTEKDALYAKPDFSDEDGIRAAELEGEFAEMDGWNAESEADQLLQNLGIDESMQHLKMSELTEPQKVKVLLGQALFGNPDVLLLDEPTNGLDVQSISWLEDFLAGYQNTVIVVSHDRHFLNQVCTHMCDVDFGKITLFVGNYDFWMESSQLAAKLQANANAKKADQIKELQEFVARFSANASKSKQATSRKKQLEKITLDDIKPSSRKYPFIKFTPEREIGNDLVRVENVSKSIEGVKILDNISFTLRPNEKTALISRNDLATTTLMQIIAGAMEPDSGTVTWGQTTSRTYLPKDINEEYAGNDMPIIDWLRQFASKEESDNTFLRGFLGKMLFSGTDVERNVSVLSGGEKVRGMLSKMMLSRANVLLLDDPTNHLDLESITALNDSLIDFKGAIIFTSHDHEFIQTIADHIVEVSAKGVVDRGDTTYDEYLAHETTQGRVQDLY from the coding sequence ATGCTCACCGTAAGTAATGTTAGTATGCAGTTTTCAACACGTAAGCTTTATGAAGCTGTTAATTTAAAATTCACGCCGGGAAACTGCTACGGCGTTATTGGCGCAAATGGCGCGGGTAAGTCCACATTTTTGAAAATTTTGGAAGGTAAACTTCAGCCGACGACCGGGACTGTCTCAATGGGCCCCAACGAACGGATGTCTAGCTTGAACCAAAATCACTTTGCCTTTGAAGATGAAGAAGTCTTATCAACGGTGATCCGTGGTCATGAAAAGTTGTATGAGATCATGACTGAAAAGGATGCCCTATATGCCAAGCCGGATTTTAGCGATGAAGATGGGATTCGGGCGGCTGAATTAGAAGGCGAATTTGCCGAAATGGACGGTTGGAACGCGGAATCTGAAGCCGACCAACTCTTGCAGAACCTCGGTATCGATGAATCCATGCAACATTTAAAGATGAGCGAGTTAACGGAACCTCAAAAAGTGAAGGTATTGTTGGGACAAGCCTTGTTCGGTAACCCGGATGTGCTCTTGTTAGACGAACCGACCAACGGGTTAGACGTGCAGTCGATCAGTTGGCTGGAAGACTTCTTAGCCGGCTATCAGAACACCGTTATCGTGGTTTCCCATGACCGTCATTTCTTGAACCAAGTTTGTACCCACATGTGTGACGTTGATTTTGGTAAAATCACGTTGTTTGTCGGGAACTATGATTTTTGGATGGAATCCAGTCAGTTGGCCGCTAAGCTGCAGGCGAACGCCAACGCGAAGAAGGCTGACCAGATCAAGGAGTTGCAAGAATTCGTGGCGCGGTTTAGTGCGAATGCCTCGAAATCCAAACAAGCAACTTCCCGTAAGAAGCAGTTGGAGAAGATCACGCTGGATGATATCAAACCATCGTCACGGAAATATCCATTCATCAAATTCACGCCAGAACGTGAGATTGGCAATGATTTGGTCCGGGTCGAGAACGTTTCAAAATCAATCGAAGGCGTTAAGATTCTTGACAATATTAGTTTTACCTTACGACCAAATGAAAAGACGGCCTTAATCAGCCGCAACGACTTGGCGACGACCACGCTGATGCAAATTATTGCGGGCGCCATGGAACCAGATAGCGGGACCGTCACTTGGGGCCAAACGACGTCCCGGACTTACTTGCCAAAGGATATCAATGAAGAATACGCCGGTAACGATATGCCGATTATCGACTGGCTGCGGCAATTCGCTTCCAAGGAAGAGAGCGACAATACGTTCTTACGCGGCTTCTTAGGGAAGATGCTATTCTCAGGGACCGATGTGGAACGCAACGTCAGCGTGCTCTCCGGTGGTGAAAAGGTTCGGGGAATGTTGTCTAAGATGATGTTAAGTCGGGCCAACGTCTTGTTACTCGACGATCCCACTAACCACTTGGACTTGGAATCAATCACCGCACTGAACGACAGCTTGATCGACTTTAAGGGCGCCATTATCTTCACGTCCCATGACCACGAATTCATCCAAACGATTGCCGACCACATTGTTGAAGTCAGCGCGAAGGGTGTCGTTGACCGCGGCGACACGACTTACGATGAATACTTGGCCCATGAGACGACTCAGGGTCGGGTCCAAGATTTGTACTAA
- a CDS encoding GNAT family N-acetyltransferase: MAATIKIRPVQPTELTTLWQLGFSDPEAAWTQWNGPYFHDQLPTQHDFETIIGPRDWLIRQHNWVITRDDQIVGSVNWHFVDGDLQRWLEVGITIYDQAHWGEHIGRIALTQWLAHLFAEVTTLPHIGLTTWSGNLRMMHVAEAIGLKQEARIPQVRFWQGRYYDSVKYGILRTDWQAK; this comes from the coding sequence ATGGCGGCAACAATTAAGATTCGACCGGTACAACCAACGGAACTGACTACTTTATGGCAACTCGGATTCAGCGACCCCGAGGCGGCCTGGACGCAATGGAATGGCCCTTATTTTCATGACCAGTTACCGACCCAGCACGATTTTGAAACGATTATTGGGCCACGAGACTGGCTGATTCGGCAACATAATTGGGTAATTACGCGTGATGATCAAATCGTGGGTAGCGTCAATTGGCACTTTGTGGATGGTGATTTGCAGCGGTGGTTGGAAGTCGGCATCACGATTTATGACCAAGCACATTGGGGTGAACACATTGGTCGAATCGCGTTGACGCAATGGCTGGCGCATTTGTTTGCTGAAGTCACAACACTCCCACACATTGGTCTAACGACTTGGTCCGGTAATCTGCGCATGATGCACGTTGCAGAAGCGATTGGGTTGAAGCAAGAGGCACGAATCCCGCAAGTGCGCTTTTGGCAAGGCCGGTATTATGATTCGGTTAAGTACGGGATATTACGTACGGATTGGCAGGCTAAATAA
- a CDS encoding CPBP family intramembrane glutamic endopeptidase, with protein sequence MAPEIEQLLRRWYVGQLLILFVAGLVQLFVTNNGFFFPAGGMVLLVWGLFAWWPVAEDDQEQWWRLRHVNYYVQTVLQFTLFPVLLANLLALLSQVSWLDEQGLIAVGLAYLLVMFVPVAFVVTRPIESVIGRIAVLITAIFSGVVSAHSTFLLLPILKAPAVFEMVSDTGILGAFGFVITIWVLMRAWGLKRPTARFNRYAQAGLIGLIVIVGAAFSLWNAFSAGGSWATTFIHWDFRLRSATWQMFLSGLEPGIAEEWLYRFAVLTLLLQAFRHRKHQLDWAVWLSGGLFGLWHITNVFAGQPLSATIEQMIFAATLGWFLAIAYLYSGSILLPMAIHAAIDVLSMMASGSQTMVKPDAFEWQTIGFTVIIFVGLTIYFLTGSRRQVMQERVNQRLM encoded by the coding sequence ATGGCGCCAGAAATTGAACAATTATTACGCCGCTGGTACGTCGGCCAGTTGCTCATCTTGTTTGTGGCGGGCTTGGTGCAATTATTTGTCACCAACAACGGCTTTTTCTTTCCCGCTGGTGGGATGGTCCTGCTGGTCTGGGGGCTGTTTGCCTGGTGGCCGGTGGCTGAGGACGACCAAGAACAGTGGTGGCGATTGCGCCACGTGAACTATTACGTCCAAACGGTTTTGCAATTTACATTATTTCCAGTGTTGTTGGCAAATCTGCTGGCTCTACTGAGTCAGGTCTCCTGGTTAGACGAACAGGGCCTGATTGCCGTGGGCTTGGCCTATTTGCTGGTGATGTTTGTTCCGGTCGCATTTGTGGTCACACGTCCAATTGAATCCGTGATTGGACGAATTGCGGTGCTGATCACCGCAATCTTTAGCGGCGTCGTCAGTGCACATTCAACGTTTTTACTGTTACCGATTCTAAAAGCACCGGCAGTCTTTGAGATGGTCAGTGATACGGGTATTTTAGGGGCCTTTGGATTTGTCATCACGATTTGGGTGTTGATGCGCGCTTGGGGCCTCAAAAGACCAACGGCGCGATTTAATCGGTATGCTCAGGCCGGCCTGATTGGCTTGATCGTGATAGTCGGGGCCGCTTTTAGTCTCTGGAATGCGTTTAGTGCTGGTGGGTCGTGGGCAACGACGTTCATTCATTGGGACTTTCGGCTGCGTTCGGCAACTTGGCAGATGTTTCTGAGTGGTTTAGAACCTGGTATTGCGGAAGAATGGCTATATCGCTTTGCCGTCTTGACCTTATTGTTGCAGGCCTTCCGTCACCGTAAACATCAACTGGACTGGGCAGTCTGGCTGAGTGGTGGCCTATTTGGACTGTGGCATATCACCAATGTCTTTGCCGGCCAACCACTTTCAGCGACCATCGAGCAGATGATTTTTGCGGCTACGCTGGGGTGGTTCTTAGCCATCGCTTATTTGTATTCCGGTAGCATTTTGTTGCCAATGGCGATTCATGCTGCGATTGATGTCTTAAGCATGATGGCCTCTGGCAGCCAAACGATGGTGAAACCGGACGCGTTTGAATGGCAGACGATCGGGTTCACCGTCATTATCTTTGTTGGCCTGACCATCTATTTCTTGACCGGGTCCCGCCGGCAGGTCATGCAGGAGCGCGTGAATCAACGGTTGATGTGA
- a CDS encoding phosphotransferase, protein MESQHKTLARLLQADLVPIAHVSFNQMYTGYSRRYGTVIFVKVFGPDRERKFRTEQQVTAQLTNRVLAGFQLASHEWVLVLRDWQLTPVPKTLTPALVYQMGRLVSQFHRAVQLPTIQNLMPVLDFDGMVARVDRLETSPHYSELVTLLQYFLDHQTMLRTALAQQPVVTLHGDMGTRNFRYHHGQLVLIDFERARRGYALEDCLKFFFEDLQQRSVLIQAFWAGYGADLQMPPLVKQWLLLQCSTGIFTYVNQIADPSFEAVGVEMLAQVTLPNH, encoded by the coding sequence ATGGAATCACAACATAAAACGCTGGCACGGCTGTTACAGGCAGACTTGGTTCCAATTGCGCATGTCTCATTCAATCAGATGTATACCGGTTATAGTCGTCGCTACGGTACTGTGATTTTTGTTAAAGTTTTTGGCCCAGACCGCGAACGTAAATTTAGAACTGAGCAGCAAGTGACCGCACAGCTCACAAACCGAGTCTTAGCTGGTTTTCAATTAGCAAGTCACGAGTGGGTATTGGTGTTACGTGATTGGCAACTAACGCCTGTACCGAAAACGTTGACTCCGGCGCTCGTTTACCAAATGGGCCGGTTAGTCTCTCAGTTTCATCGTGCAGTCCAGCTTCCGACAATCCAAAATCTGATGCCAGTTCTGGATTTCGATGGGATGGTGGCTCGAGTCGATCGGTTAGAGACTAGTCCTCATTACAGTGAACTAGTGACTCTATTACAGTACTTCCTCGACCACCAGACGATGCTTAGAACGGCACTAGCACAGCAACCAGTCGTGACCTTACATGGGGATATGGGTACTCGTAACTTTCGCTACCATCACGGTCAACTAGTCCTGATTGATTTTGAACGTGCTCGGCGCGGATACGCGCTCGAAGATTGTTTAAAATTCTTTTTTGAGGATCTTCAGCAACGTTCTGTTCTGATCCAAGCGTTTTGGGCAGGTTATGGCGCAGATTTGCAAATGCCGCCATTAGTGAAGCAGTGGTTACTGTTACAGTGTAGTACTGGAATATTCACGTACGTCAACCAGATTGCCGACCCCAGTTTTGAAGCTGTCGGAGTTGAGATGCTGGCACAGGTTACCTTACCAAATCACTAA
- a CDS encoding GNAT family N-acetyltransferase produces MAQFETERLILRPMTTADHDALADMIFDPQVVAYLRYRRVQSADAFEQVFTEHFLADRTRVFGIERRRDHQLIGFYEFHDAEAGGELTYALRPDAWGQGYVAEAGNRLMGYGFETLNYQTIEAHYASVNPNSGRVMAKMGMQDAGELHTFTSDRGELIHVMRYVLTKQAWQRLSA; encoded by the coding sequence TTGGCACAGTTTGAAACGGAACGGTTGATATTACGACCAATGACAACTGCGGATCATGATGCGTTGGCGGACATGATTTTTGATCCACAGGTCGTTGCCTATCTACGTTATCGACGGGTTCAGAGCGCGGACGCGTTCGAGCAAGTATTCACGGAGCACTTTTTGGCGGACAGGACTCGAGTCTTCGGTATCGAGCGGCGTCGTGATCATCAATTGATTGGCTTTTATGAATTTCATGATGCCGAGGCTGGCGGCGAATTGACCTATGCGTTGCGACCAGATGCGTGGGGTCAAGGCTACGTCGCCGAAGCCGGCAATCGCTTGATGGGATACGGCTTTGAAACGCTGAATTATCAGACTATCGAGGCTCATTATGCGAGTGTTAACCCTAATTCTGGTCGGGTGATGGCCAAGATGGGCATGCAGGATGCCGGTGAATTGCACACTTTCACGAGTGACCGCGGTGAACTCATTCACGTCATGCGTTATGTTTTGACCAAACAGGCCTGGCAACGGCTCAGCGCTTAA
- a CDS encoding excinuclease ABC subunit UvrA: MPQTTLPTHIQVRGAHVNNLKNLDIDIPLNEFVAITGRSGSGKSSLAMGVLYAEGARRYLNALSTFTRRRINQVGKASVDSVQYLPSALALRQRPQVPGVRSTVGTMSESLNILRLAFSRLSSTICPNGHRMPPTLDVAENDGYVTCPTCGVEFRAPGAEDFAFNSAGACPTCGGLGQVRQIDPSLIIADENQTIEEGAVASWHLPGRNFMPIVAREIGIPIDIPYKDLSASDKERVLHGPKQTVAINIPSSKGKIFHMDNAVYENAFAAVEDSMATTKNERAITRLNRFYKFDTCPDCHGSRFNPQLLKQELNGKNIATVSDMTVADLHQFAGTIVPWLPAKMHHLGQSLVDELLLSLQPMEELGLDYLTLSRAGATLSTGELQRIQLGRTLRSATTGVLYVLDEPSVGLHPANVDGLIKAFRGLVAQGNSVVVVDHDTSIISAADDVIEIGPGAGKHGGTVVGQGTVAAIKQDSNSLIAPFLNGSVQLRERPVLTDKALWQKGALSIEVAHHFNIQDITARIPKNRFTTVTGMSGAGKTTLVLDSLIPALTASAQKRPLPAHVKAFDANHIRHVVTVDSVPVGKNVRSTVATYTNILDQLRKLFAATPAAQDHGWTASQFSYNVAAGACPTCGGTGQISLDVQYLPDITEVCPQCHGKRYNKQTLTVKWHDYSIADILDMSVDEALPVFENQTAIENTLQILHDMGLGYLLLGESTPALSGGEAQRLKLTSRIGKRQAGTLFVFDEPSVGLHPLDIQQLVKVFDQLIQQGATVIAIEHDLDVIANADYVIDMGPAGGINGGNIVATGTPVAVSENSGSVTGKYLKAHLALFRK; the protein is encoded by the coding sequence ATGCCACAAACAACGTTACCGACCCACATTCAAGTGCGGGGCGCACACGTCAATAATTTAAAAAATCTCGATATTGATATACCACTGAACGAATTCGTTGCGATCACCGGCCGGAGTGGCTCCGGTAAGTCATCGCTCGCAATGGGCGTGCTCTATGCAGAGGGGGCCCGCCGTTACTTAAATGCGCTTTCGACCTTTACGCGCCGGCGAATCAATCAAGTCGGCAAAGCCAGTGTCGATTCCGTACAATACCTGCCATCCGCACTAGCGTTACGCCAACGGCCTCAGGTACCAGGCGTCCGTTCAACGGTCGGCACGATGTCAGAAAGCCTGAACATTCTCCGTTTGGCCTTCTCACGACTCAGTTCAACCATTTGTCCCAATGGGCACCGGATGCCGCCAACGCTGGATGTCGCCGAAAATGACGGCTATGTCACCTGTCCGACCTGTGGCGTTGAATTTCGCGCACCGGGCGCTGAAGACTTTGCCTTTAATTCAGCGGGGGCCTGCCCAACGTGCGGTGGCTTAGGCCAAGTGCGTCAAATCGATCCATCGCTGATTATCGCTGATGAGAACCAGACGATTGAGGAAGGCGCTGTTGCTTCTTGGCACCTCCCCGGCCGTAATTTTATGCCGATCGTTGCCCGCGAGATTGGGATTCCCATCGATATCCCCTACAAGGACCTCAGTGCCAGCGATAAGGAACGCGTCTTACACGGCCCGAAGCAAACGGTCGCCATCAATATCCCGAGTTCTAAGGGAAAAATTTTTCATATGGACAACGCGGTGTATGAGAACGCCTTTGCCGCCGTCGAAGACAGTATGGCAACGACCAAAAACGAACGTGCCATCACCCGGCTGAATCGCTTCTACAAATTCGATACTTGTCCGGATTGCCACGGGTCCCGGTTCAATCCCCAACTCCTGAAGCAAGAATTGAATGGTAAAAATATTGCAACAGTCAGCGACATGACCGTTGCTGACCTGCACCAGTTTGCGGGCACGATTGTCCCCTGGCTACCCGCTAAAATGCACCATCTGGGGCAATCGCTGGTTGACGAATTGTTGCTAAGCTTGCAACCGATGGAAGAACTGGGTCTGGATTACCTGACACTCAGTCGCGCCGGCGCGACCCTCTCAACTGGTGAATTGCAACGGATTCAGCTTGGGCGGACCTTGCGAAGTGCGACGACCGGCGTCTTGTACGTCCTCGATGAACCTTCCGTCGGGTTGCATCCCGCCAACGTTGACGGCTTGATCAAAGCATTCCGCGGCTTAGTCGCCCAAGGTAACTCAGTCGTTGTCGTGGACCATGACACCAGTATTATTAGTGCGGCCGACGATGTCATCGAAATCGGTCCAGGCGCCGGCAAACACGGTGGTACGGTTGTTGGTCAGGGTACCGTGGCCGCTATCAAACAAGATTCGAATTCCTTGATTGCGCCATTCCTCAATGGTAGCGTGCAACTGCGCGAGCGGCCGGTACTCACGGATAAGGCCCTCTGGCAAAAAGGCGCGCTTTCGATTGAGGTCGCCCATCACTTTAACATCCAGGACATCACGGCGCGGATTCCTAAGAACCGTTTCACGACCGTCACGGGGATGAGTGGTGCCGGCAAAACCACGCTGGTCTTGGATAGTTTAATTCCCGCATTGACCGCCAGTGCGCAGAAACGCCCCTTACCCGCGCACGTCAAGGCGTTTGATGCCAATCATATTCGCCACGTTGTCACGGTCGACTCAGTCCCGGTTGGGAAAAACGTCCGCTCAACCGTTGCGACGTATACCAATATTTTGGACCAGTTACGCAAGCTATTTGCGGCCACCCCGGCAGCGCAAGACCACGGCTGGACGGCCAGTCAATTCTCCTACAACGTGGCTGCCGGCGCTTGCCCAACCTGTGGCGGAACCGGCCAGATTTCGCTCGACGTCCAGTACTTGCCAGACATCACCGAAGTTTGTCCACAATGTCACGGCAAACGCTACAATAAGCAAACGTTGACGGTAAAATGGCATGACTATTCGATTGCCGACATCCTCGATATGTCCGTGGACGAAGCGCTCCCCGTCTTTGAAAACCAGACCGCCATCGAAAACACGCTCCAGATTCTGCATGACATGGGACTCGGCTACCTGTTGTTAGGTGAAAGTACGCCAGCACTCTCTGGTGGTGAAGCTCAGCGACTTAAGCTGACCTCCCGGATTGGCAAACGTCAGGCCGGAACCCTGTTTGTCTTCGACGAACCTTCCGTGGGCCTGCACCCCTTGGATATTCAACAACTGGTCAAAGTCTTCGACCAACTGATTCAACAGGGCGCCACGGTCATTGCCATCGAGCATGACCTGGACGTCATCGCCAACGCCGATTACGTGATCGACATGGGCCCCGCTGGTGGTATCAATGGCGGAAACATTGTCGCCACTGGGACACCAGTTGCAGTCAGTGAAAATTCCGGTAGTGTGACTGGAAAATACTTGAAGGCCCATCTGGCGTTATTTCGGAAGTAA
- a CDS encoding Cof-type HAD-IIB family hydrolase: MTIKLVATDMDGTFLNDRGEYDQKRFAKDYAALRQRGIQFVIASGHQAAELATTFSDYPDMWMIGGNGAELWQRAAGLTATTFSPTATQQILTALSAYDDLQIALCGTETVHVLKYADPQFVANMQQYYYRVATCDDLMAVTDPVVKFDIICPPALTDQLVYELTPKLAGIAVPASGGQGSLDLIQPGMHKGRALKQLGAQLGITADEMLVFGDGTNDLEMFHYAGHAVAMHNAPANVRANATAVTGTNIDNGVLDYIEKHLLSLFKTVGVLIEVAFGSCKRGRLLVAEWARQSCRRGQLGFRAMSDLVRSTM, translated from the coding sequence ATGACGATAAAATTGGTAGCAACGGATATGGATGGGACATTTTTGAACGACCGCGGGGAGTATGACCAGAAGCGGTTTGCAAAGGATTACGCGGCTTTACGGCAACGTGGGATCCAGTTTGTGATTGCCAGCGGACATCAGGCGGCTGAACTCGCGACGACTTTTAGCGACTATCCGGATATGTGGATGATTGGTGGTAACGGTGCAGAATTATGGCAACGGGCAGCTGGGCTAACAGCGACGACGTTTAGTCCAACCGCGACGCAGCAAATTTTGACGGCGCTATCGGCGTATGACGACTTACAGATCGCGCTCTGTGGCACTGAGACGGTCCACGTGCTCAAGTATGCGGACCCCCAGTTCGTTGCCAATATGCAGCAATACTACTATCGGGTCGCGACTTGCGATGACCTTATGGCAGTGACGGATCCCGTGGTGAAGTTCGATATTATCTGTCCACCGGCGCTGACGGATCAGCTCGTCTATGAGTTGACGCCCAAACTGGCCGGAATTGCGGTGCCAGCATCGGGCGGCCAGGGGAGCTTAGACTTGATTCAACCTGGTATGCATAAAGGCCGAGCGCTCAAACAATTGGGTGCCCAACTGGGGATCACGGCGGATGAAATGTTGGTCTTCGGTGATGGGACGAATGACTTAGAGATGTTCCATTACGCGGGGCACGCGGTGGCGATGCACAACGCGCCAGCCAACGTGCGTGCTAATGCGACAGCGGTCACTGGCACCAACATTGATAATGGGGTGCTGGATTATATTGAGAAACACTTGTTATCCTTATTTAAAACGGTTGGCGTGCTCATCGAAGTGGCATTCGGAAGCTGTAAACGGGGCCGCTTGTTGGTGGCTGAGTGGGCGCGCCAGTCGTGTCGACGAGGACAACTGGGCTTTCGTGCAATGTCGGACTTAGTAAGGTCAACGATGTAA
- a CDS encoding DUF2207 domain-containing protein has protein sequence MWKKGRVNWLALLGFLVGLCWWASLALPASADYDINQYHVNVAIQRDGSANVTQTVNYQFDDDYHGVFNVQDLRGIQGAKLQKVTTQLNGGMVIPASAGNLENNNTYELTQNTKQMRVKLYRSVQDGDRLRVVYRYQLQGVITNYADTAELNWKVIGSGWDVPLENVKIVIQLPAKNVQALQAWTHGPLSGQTTVNRQAGRVTMTLKHNPANQFVESHLLFPTTVTSANARTETTKRKAAVQQQEAKLAQEANAKRRRNRLIRQVAFGVAVVAWLVAIAGYSWWFVRHPAKRHQQPIPINHSFEVPPVTPAVAESLWAQKSPNTDALTAEILRAAAERELTIETLEGKRRPDVQLTQLKPVTNSFLAHCFDKVAVDGHFKLTDLKKYGKRDKAGRLGKWFSKWQREINQTVASFQDENNYQIRNRWLTAAVVVTILGGLATVAGGFVSATAAMIMAGLAVLAAIIFWVSWLVQRKRIAINTDEGLALRNQINGLRRMMKDIGHFNTAEVGDLILWEQLLPYAAAFGLPNQVTKQLAIDFGTEALATGMLIYYPLFYGYGGVDFDLSGAINDSFSGALDASGSASSPSGGSGGFSGGSSGGFGGGSGGGAF, from the coding sequence ATGTGGAAAAAGGGACGAGTCAACTGGTTGGCCCTGCTGGGATTTCTGGTGGGACTCTGCTGGTGGGCGAGCTTAGCCTTGCCGGCGTCGGCGGATTACGATATCAATCAGTATCATGTTAACGTGGCAATTCAACGCGATGGCAGTGCGAATGTGACACAGACGGTCAATTATCAATTTGATGATGACTATCACGGGGTCTTCAACGTTCAGGATTTACGGGGCATTCAGGGCGCCAAGCTGCAAAAGGTCACCACGCAACTAAACGGTGGTATGGTGATTCCGGCCAGTGCTGGTAATCTTGAGAATAATAATACTTATGAACTAACGCAAAACACCAAGCAGATGCGGGTCAAACTCTATCGGTCGGTACAAGATGGGGACCGCTTGCGGGTGGTTTATCGCTATCAACTTCAAGGTGTCATTACGAACTATGCCGATACGGCGGAATTGAACTGGAAAGTCATTGGTAGCGGCTGGGACGTGCCATTAGAAAATGTCAAAATCGTGATTCAGTTGCCGGCTAAAAACGTGCAGGCCTTGCAAGCATGGACACATGGTCCGTTGAGCGGACAGACGACGGTCAATCGCCAGGCTGGGCGGGTCACGATGACGTTGAAACACAATCCGGCCAACCAGTTTGTTGAAAGTCACCTGCTATTTCCAACGACGGTCACCAGCGCCAATGCACGGACGGAAACGACCAAGCGCAAGGCGGCCGTGCAGCAGCAAGAAGCCAAGTTGGCGCAGGAAGCTAATGCTAAACGGCGGCGTAATCGGCTGATTAGACAGGTGGCTTTTGGTGTCGCGGTCGTTGCGTGGTTAGTGGCGATAGCCGGTTATAGTTGGTGGTTTGTGCGTCACCCGGCCAAGCGTCATCAGCAGCCGATTCCAATCAATCACTCATTTGAGGTGCCACCAGTGACGCCGGCTGTTGCGGAATCACTATGGGCACAAAAATCACCGAATACGGATGCCTTGACGGCTGAAATTTTACGTGCAGCGGCTGAGCGGGAACTTACGATTGAGACGCTTGAAGGGAAGCGGCGCCCAGATGTGCAGTTGACCCAGTTAAAACCAGTCACGAACTCATTTCTAGCACATTGTTTTGACAAAGTTGCGGTCGACGGTCACTTCAAACTGACCGACCTTAAAAAGTATGGCAAACGAGACAAAGCTGGACGGCTCGGCAAGTGGTTCAGCAAGTGGCAACGTGAAATCAATCAGACGGTCGCTAGCTTTCAAGATGAAAATAACTATCAGATTCGGAATCGCTGGTTGACAGCGGCAGTCGTGGTCACAATTTTGGGTGGACTGGCGACAGTGGCCGGCGGATTTGTCAGTGCCACTGCCGCGATGATCATGGCCGGGCTTGCGGTGCTAGCGGCCATTATTTTCTGGGTCAGCTGGCTTGTTCAGCGCAAACGCATCGCCATCAATACTGATGAAGGGTTGGCATTGCGCAACCAGATTAACGGCTTGCGGCGGATGATGAAAGATATCGGTCATTTCAATACAGCCGAAGTCGGCGACCTGATTTTATGGGAGCAATTGTTACCCTATGCGGCTGCCTTTGGACTGCCGAATCAAGTCACCAAGCAGTTAGCCATTGATTTTGGCACGGAAGCGTTGGCGACTGGGATGCTGATCTACTACCCACTGTTTTACGGTTACGGCGGGGTGGACTTTGACCTGTCTGGTGCCATCAACGACAGCTTTAGTGGCGCCCTGGATGCTTCCGGTAGTGCGAGTTCGCCATCCGGTGGTTCTGGCGGCTTCTCTGGCGGGAGTTCCGGTGGCTTTGGTGGCGGTTCTGGCGGTGGCGCGTTTTAA